Proteins from a genomic interval of Panthera tigris isolate Pti1 chromosome A2, P.tigris_Pti1_mat1.1, whole genome shotgun sequence:
- the PRR36 gene encoding proline-rich protein 36, whose product MDKRDKARAGAATRTPASRPPGLPTPRPPGSPRPPPPVTSAALRVLGAAGAAGRGPLAERAGSTRAAALPEAAPRVGSTRSAGTGPRSPASRPPAAGRGERAPAKTPGPGSVSSPGRASGTTRLGTLAQKGLRPPAEEPVARGKAPETPRRSPLSAGARRDSSGPSPGAPSPATSRRSRAAGAEVGLPRAAPNARPRPPTEASRKSVSSTPQHGAAEPSPATRRRPSAGGGLQRPASRPLGSNATPLSSPARSGASPGGTPRAPGQPSQPSQPKAKGLQALRPRQSTPPRKSATPAPGFSPPIATPSPPGLTAQLAPPPQITGTPLPATLPPSPPTTPPPRSPTCPLATPPPLAPPSSAPLALQTLPSPPATPPSQAPPTHVGTSFLEASTSPTAASQASFSPSVSPPLLSMPPTQASPALPSLLTLPSPLATPPLSAPGSPATTPLPPATSLLQASLTPETSLLNPPSPQATPPLQDFSALTTPPPRTSPSLSPSPLQAMPYTVTTPPTQDTSLATYPLQTSPCPLTTLSLQGSPLCSPFPLASPSLQAPPSLLDTPPPQTPPHLATPPPQASPSPTRFFTEVPPSLASPPLQAPSPLATPPPQTPISLATPPLQAAPPQALLPVQAPPSLRAPLSPPASPPLQDPPTPLATPPLQASPSLALPPLQVPPSPPASPPPRTTPSPLATLSPQAPPSLVLPPLQASTLPLQAPPPPLATPPHQTPPSLALPPLQGSSLPLQAPPSPLATPPPQAPPSLALPPLQVPPSPLDSPPLQAPRRPPTPGPDAPIPGPRLTLALAPAPPPPPSRSPSSTLSGPDLAGHSSSATSTPEELRGYDSGPEGGAAASPPADAELAACHPASWSRGPPPPLAVRSTPGAPLPWPPSAGPGSADGLCTIYEAEGPESATPAPDALDSGPGPGAGGGKVVAGAGAGATSRGAKPARLGELPLGALQASVVQHLLSRTLLLAAAEGAAGGSGGGPGVAGAGGVAGGARTALSDAELGRWAELLSPLDESRASITSVTSFSPDDVASPQGDWTVVEVETFH is encoded by the exons ATGGACAAGAGGGACAAGGCCAGGGCGGGGGCCGCCACAAGGACTCCGGCTTCTCGCCCTCCCGGCCTTCCCACCCCCAGACCCCCGGGGTCTCCTCGACCCCCTCCCCCAGTAACCAGCGCGGCGCTCCGAGTTCTGGGGGCAGCGGGAGCTGCAGGGCGAGGGCCCCTGGCCGAGCGAGCTGGAAGTACCCGGGCAGCCGCTCTCCCGGAGGCTGCTCCCCGGGTGGGATCAACTCGGAGCGCTGGGACAGGCCCCCGGAGTCCAG cctccaggcccccagctgcTGGGAGAGGGGAGCGGGCCCCTGCCAAGaccccaggcccaggctctgtCTCTAGCCCCGGACGTGCCAGCGGGACCACCAG GCTAGGCACTCTTGCGCAGAAAGGGCTTCGGCCCCCAGCTGAGGAACCCGTGGCCAGAGGAAAAGCCCCAGAAACACCTAGAAGGAGCCCGCTGAGCGCCGGGGCACGGAGAG ACTCTTCCGGGccctccccaggcgccccttccccagccacctCCCGTCGGTCCCGGGCTGCAGGAGCTGAAGTGGGTCTCCCTCGGGCAGCTCCGAATGCCCGGCCGCGGCCTCCGACCGAGGCCTCCAGGAAATCCGTGAGCAGTACCCCGCAGCATGGTGCCGCGGAGCCGAGCCCCGCCACCAGGAGGCGACCCAGCGCCGGCGGAGGTCTCCAGAGGCCAGCCTCACGCCCCTTAGGCTCCAACGCCACTCCCCTGTCCTCCCCTGCCCGCTCCGGGGCCTCGCCGGGTGGAACACCCCGGGCTCCCGGGCAGCCCTCGCAGCCCTCGCAGCCCAAGGCGAAAGGGCTGCAGGCTCTACGCCCCCGCCAGTCCACACCCCCAAGGAAGAGCGCTACCCCCGCGCCGGGCTTTTCTCCTCCAATAGCCACACCCTCTCCACCGGGTTTGACTGCACAACTGGCACCGCCTCCGCAAATCACAGGCACTCCCCTGCCGGCcactctccctccatctccaccGACCACGCCCCCTCCTCGCTCTCCTACCTGCCCTTTGGCCACGCCCCCTCCCCtagcccctccttcctctgctccacTCGCTCTGCAGACCCTCCCCTCTCCGCCGGCCACACCCCCCTCGCAAGCCCCACCCACACACGTGGGTACCTCCTTTCTGGAGGCATCCACCTCTCCTACGGCCGCTTCTCAGGCTTCATTCTCTCCATCCGTGTCACCCCCTCTGCTGAGTATGCCCCCAACCCAAGCTTCTCCAGCTTTGCCCTCTCTTCTGACTCTGCCCTCTCCCTTGGCCACACCTCCTCTGTCGGCTCCTGGATCACCAGCCACGACTCCTCTACCACCAGCCACTTCCCTTCTACAAGCCTCTTTGACTCCAGAAACTTCTCTGCTGAATCCGCCCTCTCCCCAAGCCACACCCCCTCTGCAGGACTTTTCTGCTTTGACTACTCCCCCTCCACGGACCAGTCCTTCCCTATCACCTTCCCCACTTCAGGCTATGCCCTATACAGTGACCACACCTCCCACGCAGGACACTTCTCTGGCCACATACCCTCTACaaacctctccctgccctctgaccACCCTCTCTCTGCAGGGTTCTCCTCTGTGCTCTCCATTTCCTTTGGCCTCACCATCGCTGCAGGCTCCGCCTTCTCTCCTGGACACGCCCCCTCCACAGACCCCACCTCATCTGGCCACACCCCCTCCACAGGCCTCTCCCTCTCCGACCCGGTTCTTTACAGAGGTCCCACCCTCTCTGGCCTCACCACCTCTGCAGGCACCTTCTCCCCTAGCCACGCCTCCTCCACAGACTCCAATTTCCCTGGCCACACCCCCTCTACAGGCCGCACCCCCTCAGGCCTTGCTCCCAGTTCAGGCCCCACCATCTCTGCgggcccctctctcccctccggCTTCACCACCTCTGCAAGACCCTCCCACTCCCTTGGCCACTCCCCCTCTCCAGGCTTCACCTTCCCTGGCCTTGCCTCCTCTTCAggttcctccctctccccctgcctcaccCCCTCCGCGGACAACTCCCTCTCCCCTGGCCACACTTTCTCCTCAGGCTCCACCTTCCCTGGTCTTGCCTCCTCTCCAGGCCTCTACGCTCCCTTTGCAggctcctcccccgcccctggccACGCCCCCTCACCAGACTCCACCTTCCCTGGCCCTACCTCCTCTTCAGGGCTCTAGTCTCCCTTTGCAGGCTCCTCCCTCGCCTCTGGCCACGCCCCCTCCTCAGGCTCCACCTTCCCTGGCCTTGCCCCCGCTGCaggtccctccctctcccctggacTCACCCCCTCTGCAGGCCCCACGCCGCCCCCCGACCCCAGGTCCCGATGCCCCGATCCCGGGCCCACGGCTGACCCTGGCGCTGGCCCCAGCTCCGCCGCCACCGCCCTCCCGCAGCCCGTCCAGTACGCTGAGCGGCCCGGATCTGGCGGGCCACAGCAGCAGTGCCACCAGCACGCCGGAAGAGCTGCGCGGCTACGACAGCGGGCCGGAGGGCGGCGCCGCCGCCTCCCCTCCCGCCGACGCGGAGCTCGCCGCCTGCCACCCGGCCTCCTGGAGCCGAGGTCCCCCTCCGCCGCTGGCTGTCCGCAGCACCCCAG GAGCGCCTCTGCCTTGGCCTCCTTCTGCCGGGCCAGGCTCCGCTGACGGCCTGTGCACCATCTACGAGGCAGAGGGGCCCGAGTCGGCGACCCCCGCCCCAGACGCGCTGGATTCGGGTCCTGGGCCCGGCGCGGGTGGTGGGAAGGTCGTGGCTGGAGCAGGCGCGGGGGCGACCTCGCGCGGCGCGAAGCCGGCGCGCCTGGGCGAGCTGCCGCTGGGGGCGCTGCAGGCGAGCGTCGTGCAGCACCTGCTGAGCCGGACGCTGCTGCTAGCTGCGGCCGAGGGTGCCGCTGGCGGCAGCGGCGGTGGCCCAGGGGTTGCGGGGGCTGGTGGCGTCGCGGGGGGTGCCCGGACTGCGCTCAGCGACGCCGAACTGGGCCGCTGGGCTGAACTGTTGTCTCCCCTGGACGAGTCCCGCGCCAGCATCACCTCGGTCACCAGCTTCTCCCCGGACGACGTGGCTTCCCCTCAGGGTGACTGGACGGTGGTAGAGGTGGAGACCTTCCACTGA
- the LRRC8E gene encoding volume-regulated anion channel subunit LRRC8E isoform X2, which yields MGGLREVSGLKNNLDLQQYSFINQLCYETALHWYAKYFPYLVVIHTLIFMVCTSFWFKFPGTSSKIEHFISILGKCFDSPWTTRALSEVSGENQKGPTTGRATATVEASAGPGKANEGEKEKVLVEPEKVVTEPPAVTLLDKKEGEQAKALFEKVKKFRVHVEEGDILYTMYIRQTVLKVCKFFAILVYNLVYVEKISFLVACRVETSEVTGYASFCCNHTKAHLFSKLAFCYISFVCVYGITCLYTLYWLFHRPLKEYSFRSVREETGMGDIPDVKNDFAFMLHLIDQYDSLYSKRFAVFLSEVSESRLKQLNLNHEWTPEKLRQKLQRNARGRLELALCMLPGLPDTVFELSEVEALRLEAICDITFPPGLSQLVHLQELSLLHSPARLPFSLQIFLRDRLKVIRVKCEELREVPLWVFGLRGLEELHLEGLFPPELARAATLESLRELKQLKVLSLRSNASKVPASVTDVAGHLQRLSLHNDGARLLALNSLKKLAALRELELVACGLERIPHAIFSLGALQELDLKDNHLRSIEEILSFQHCRKLVTLKLWHNQIAYVPEHVRKLRGLEQLYLSHNKLETLPTQLGLCSGLRLLDVSHNGLRSLPPELGLLQSLQHLAVSYNALEALPEELFFCRKLRTLLLGYNHLSQLSPQVGALRALGRLELKGNRLEALPEELGNCVGLKRVGLLVEDTLYEGLPAEVREKMEEE from the coding sequence ATGGGGGGCCTCCGGGAGGTAAGCGGCCTCAAGAACAATCTGGACCTCCAGCAGTACAGCTTCATTAACCAGCTCTGCTACGAGACAGCCCTCCACTGGTACGCCAAGTACTTCCCCTACCTGGTCGTCATTCACACGCTCATCTTCATGGTCTGCACCAGCTTCTGGTTCAAGTTCCCCGGCACCAGCTCCAAGATCGAGCACTTCATCTCCATTCTGGGCAAGTGTTTCGACTCTCCGTGGACCACACGGGCCCTGTCCGAGGTCTCTGGGGAGAACCAGAAGGGCCCCACCACCGGACGGGCGACAGCGACCGTGGAGGCCTCGGCGGGGCCGGGAAAAGCCAATGAGGGTGAGAAGGAAAAGGTGCTGGTGGAGCCCGAGAAGgtggtgactgagccaccagccgTCACCCTACTGGACAAGAAGGAGGGTGAGCAGGCCAAAGCCCTGTTTGAGAAGGTCAAGAAGTTCCGCGTGCACGTCGAAGAGGGGGACATCTTGTACACCATGTACATCCGGCAGACGGTGCTCAAAGTCTGCAAGTTCTTTGCCATCCTGGTCTACAACCTGGTCTACGTGGAGAAGATCAGCTTCCTGGTGGCCTGCAGGGTGGAGACCTCGGAGGTCACGGGCTACGCCAGCTTCTGCTGCAACCACACGAAGGCCCACCTCTTCTCCAAGCTGGCTTTCTGCTACATCTCCTTCGTGTGCGTCTACGGGATCACCTGTCTCTACACCCTCTACTGGCTCTTCCACCGGCCCCTCAAGGAGTACTCCTTCCGTTCTGTGCGGGAGGAGACGGGCATGGGTGACATCCCCGACGTCAAGAACGACTTTGCTTTCATGCTGCACCTCATCGACCAGTATGACTCCCTCTACTCCAAGCGCTTTGCCGTCTTCCTCTCCGAGGTCAGCGAGAGCCGCCTGAAGCAGCTCAACCTGAACCACGAGTGGACGCCCGAGAAGCTGCGGCAGAAGCTGCAGCGCAACGCCCGCGGCCGGCTCGAGCTGGCCCTCTGCATGCTCCCGGGGCTGCCCGACACCGTCTTCGAGCTCAGCGAGGTGGAGGCGCTCCGGCTGGAGGCCATCTGCGACATCACCTTCCCCCCGGGCCTCTCGCAGCTCGTGCACCTGCAAGAGCTCAGCCTGCTTCACTCGCCCGCCCGGCTGCCCTTCTCCTTGCAGATCTTCCTGCGGGACCGCCTGAAGGTCATCCGGGTCAAGTGCGAGGAGCTCCGCGAGGTGCCCCTGTGGGTGTTCGGGCTGCGTGGCCTGGAGGAGCTGCACCTCGAGGGGCTCTTCCCCCCGGAGCTGGCTCGGGCGGCGACCCTCGAGAGCCTCCGGGAGCTGAAGCAGCTCAAGGTGCTGTCTCTGCGGAGCAATGCCAGCAAGGTGCCGGCCAGCGTGACCGACGTGGCCGGGCATCTGCAGCGGCTTAGTCTGCACAACGACGGGGCCCGCCTGCTGGCCCTGAACAGCCTCAAGAAGCTGGCGGCGCTGCGGGAGCTGGAGCTGGTGGCCTGCGGGCTGGAGCGCATCCCCCATGCCATCTTCAGCCTGGGGGCGCTGCAGGAACTTGACCTCAAGGACAACCACTTGCGGTCCATTGAAGAGATCCTCAGCTTCCAGCACTGTCGCAAGCTGGTCACGCTCAAGCTGTGGCACAACCAGATCGCCTACGTCCCCGAGCACGTGCGCAAGCTCCGGGGCCTCGAGCAGCTCTACCTCAGCCACAACAAGCTGGAGACCCTGCCCACCCAGCTCGGCCTGTGCTCTGGCCTCCGCCTGCTGGACGTCTCCCACAACGGGCTGCGCTCCCTGCCGCCCGAGCTGGGCCTCCTCCAGAGCCTGCAGCACCTGGCTGTGTCCTACAACGCCCTGGAGGCCCTGCCAGAGGAGCTCTTCTTCTGCCGCAAGCTGCGGACGTTGCTCCTGGGCTACAACCACTTGAGCCAGCTCTCGCCCCAGGTGGGGGCCCTCAGGGCCCTCGGCCGCCTGGAGCTCAAGGGCAACCGCTTGGAGGCTCTGCCAGAAGAACTTGGCAACTGTGTGGGGCTCAAGAGAGTGGGGCTCCTGGTGGAGGACACCCTTTACGAGGGCCTGCCAGCGGAGGTGCGGGAAAAAATGGAGGAGGAATGA
- the LRRC8E gene encoding volume-regulated anion channel subunit LRRC8E isoform X1 yields the protein MIPVAEFKQFTEQQPAFKVLKPWWDVLAEYLTVAMLMIGVFGCTLQVTQDKIICLPSHELQENFSEAPCQQLLPRGVSEQMGGLREVSGLKNNLDLQQYSFINQLCYETALHWYAKYFPYLVVIHTLIFMVCTSFWFKFPGTSSKIEHFISILGKCFDSPWTTRALSEVSGENQKGPTTGRATATVEASAGPGKANEGEKEKVLVEPEKVVTEPPAVTLLDKKEGEQAKALFEKVKKFRVHVEEGDILYTMYIRQTVLKVCKFFAILVYNLVYVEKISFLVACRVETSEVTGYASFCCNHTKAHLFSKLAFCYISFVCVYGITCLYTLYWLFHRPLKEYSFRSVREETGMGDIPDVKNDFAFMLHLIDQYDSLYSKRFAVFLSEVSESRLKQLNLNHEWTPEKLRQKLQRNARGRLELALCMLPGLPDTVFELSEVEALRLEAICDITFPPGLSQLVHLQELSLLHSPARLPFSLQIFLRDRLKVIRVKCEELREVPLWVFGLRGLEELHLEGLFPPELARAATLESLRELKQLKVLSLRSNASKVPASVTDVAGHLQRLSLHNDGARLLALNSLKKLAALRELELVACGLERIPHAIFSLGALQELDLKDNHLRSIEEILSFQHCRKLVTLKLWHNQIAYVPEHVRKLRGLEQLYLSHNKLETLPTQLGLCSGLRLLDVSHNGLRSLPPELGLLQSLQHLAVSYNALEALPEELFFCRKLRTLLLGYNHLSQLSPQVGALRALGRLELKGNRLEALPEELGNCVGLKRVGLLVEDTLYEGLPAEVREKMEEE from the exons ATGATTCCGGTGGCCGAGTTCAAGCAGTTCACGGAGCAGCAGCCCGCGTTCAAGGTGCTCAAACCCTGGTGGGACGTGCTGGCGGAGTACCTCACCGTGGCTATGCTCATGATCGGGGTCTTCGGCTGCACCCTGCAG GTGACACAGGACAAGATCATCTGTCTGCCGAGTCACGAACTCCAGGAGAATTTCTCAGAGGCCCCCTGCCAGCAACTGCTGCCTCGGGGCGTCTCCGAGCAGATGGGGGGCCTCCGGGAGGTAAGCGGCCTCAAGAACAATCTGGACCTCCAGCAGTACAGCTTCATTAACCAGCTCTGCTACGAGACAGCCCTCCACTGGTACGCCAAGTACTTCCCCTACCTGGTCGTCATTCACACGCTCATCTTCATGGTCTGCACCAGCTTCTGGTTCAAGTTCCCCGGCACCAGCTCCAAGATCGAGCACTTCATCTCCATTCTGGGCAAGTGTTTCGACTCTCCGTGGACCACACGGGCCCTGTCCGAGGTCTCTGGGGAGAACCAGAAGGGCCCCACCACCGGACGGGCGACAGCGACCGTGGAGGCCTCGGCGGGGCCGGGAAAAGCCAATGAGGGTGAGAAGGAAAAGGTGCTGGTGGAGCCCGAGAAGgtggtgactgagccaccagccgTCACCCTACTGGACAAGAAGGAGGGTGAGCAGGCCAAAGCCCTGTTTGAGAAGGTCAAGAAGTTCCGCGTGCACGTCGAAGAGGGGGACATCTTGTACACCATGTACATCCGGCAGACGGTGCTCAAAGTCTGCAAGTTCTTTGCCATCCTGGTCTACAACCTGGTCTACGTGGAGAAGATCAGCTTCCTGGTGGCCTGCAGGGTGGAGACCTCGGAGGTCACGGGCTACGCCAGCTTCTGCTGCAACCACACGAAGGCCCACCTCTTCTCCAAGCTGGCTTTCTGCTACATCTCCTTCGTGTGCGTCTACGGGATCACCTGTCTCTACACCCTCTACTGGCTCTTCCACCGGCCCCTCAAGGAGTACTCCTTCCGTTCTGTGCGGGAGGAGACGGGCATGGGTGACATCCCCGACGTCAAGAACGACTTTGCTTTCATGCTGCACCTCATCGACCAGTATGACTCCCTCTACTCCAAGCGCTTTGCCGTCTTCCTCTCCGAGGTCAGCGAGAGCCGCCTGAAGCAGCTCAACCTGAACCACGAGTGGACGCCCGAGAAGCTGCGGCAGAAGCTGCAGCGCAACGCCCGCGGCCGGCTCGAGCTGGCCCTCTGCATGCTCCCGGGGCTGCCCGACACCGTCTTCGAGCTCAGCGAGGTGGAGGCGCTCCGGCTGGAGGCCATCTGCGACATCACCTTCCCCCCGGGCCTCTCGCAGCTCGTGCACCTGCAAGAGCTCAGCCTGCTTCACTCGCCCGCCCGGCTGCCCTTCTCCTTGCAGATCTTCCTGCGGGACCGCCTGAAGGTCATCCGGGTCAAGTGCGAGGAGCTCCGCGAGGTGCCCCTGTGGGTGTTCGGGCTGCGTGGCCTGGAGGAGCTGCACCTCGAGGGGCTCTTCCCCCCGGAGCTGGCTCGGGCGGCGACCCTCGAGAGCCTCCGGGAGCTGAAGCAGCTCAAGGTGCTGTCTCTGCGGAGCAATGCCAGCAAGGTGCCGGCCAGCGTGACCGACGTGGCCGGGCATCTGCAGCGGCTTAGTCTGCACAACGACGGGGCCCGCCTGCTGGCCCTGAACAGCCTCAAGAAGCTGGCGGCGCTGCGGGAGCTGGAGCTGGTGGCCTGCGGGCTGGAGCGCATCCCCCATGCCATCTTCAGCCTGGGGGCGCTGCAGGAACTTGACCTCAAGGACAACCACTTGCGGTCCATTGAAGAGATCCTCAGCTTCCAGCACTGTCGCAAGCTGGTCACGCTCAAGCTGTGGCACAACCAGATCGCCTACGTCCCCGAGCACGTGCGCAAGCTCCGGGGCCTCGAGCAGCTCTACCTCAGCCACAACAAGCTGGAGACCCTGCCCACCCAGCTCGGCCTGTGCTCTGGCCTCCGCCTGCTGGACGTCTCCCACAACGGGCTGCGCTCCCTGCCGCCCGAGCTGGGCCTCCTCCAGAGCCTGCAGCACCTGGCTGTGTCCTACAACGCCCTGGAGGCCCTGCCAGAGGAGCTCTTCTTCTGCCGCAAGCTGCGGACGTTGCTCCTGGGCTACAACCACTTGAGCCAGCTCTCGCCCCAGGTGGGGGCCCTCAGGGCCCTCGGCCGCCTGGAGCTCAAGGGCAACCGCTTGGAGGCTCTGCCAGAAGAACTTGGCAACTGTGTGGGGCTCAAGAGAGTGGGGCTCCTGGTGGAGGACACCCTTTACGAGGGCCTGCCAGCGGAGGTGCGGGAAAAAATGGAGGAGGAATGA